Proteins co-encoded in one Listeria ivanovii subsp. ivanovii genomic window:
- a CDS encoding LysR family transcriptional regulator — MDEALRTYIRVVELKSFTKASEELHISQPAVSLQLKKLEQHYDTELIYRQAKKFVLTATGEILYHRAKQLEGLYKQVEEEISLYHHHLKGRLRVGASFTVGEYYLPAMIAKFHAQYPEITLELIIENTAKIADKVELLQVDIGLIEGQINKKDLEISAFLDDEMCIVGPASGSVEEIQKGTTWVAREEGSGTREYLDHVISTNGWNVTERIVAWSNMAVKQMVLKEVGYTVISRCVVEEEIKKGDLLTFHTDKILMRKFSVLKNKQMLENRIAETFLAFLHDNQSL, encoded by the coding sequence ATGGATGAAGCGCTTAGGACCTATATTCGAGTAGTGGAGTTGAAGAGTTTTACAAAAGCTTCGGAAGAATTACACATATCGCAACCAGCTGTTTCTTTGCAACTAAAAAAGTTAGAACAGCATTATGATACAGAATTAATATACAGACAAGCGAAAAAGTTCGTTTTAACAGCGACAGGAGAAATACTTTATCACCGGGCGAAACAATTAGAAGGACTGTACAAACAAGTCGAGGAAGAAATTAGCCTGTACCATCATCATTTAAAAGGAAGGTTACGAGTTGGAGCTAGTTTTACAGTAGGAGAGTACTATTTGCCTGCGATGATTGCTAAGTTTCATGCCCAGTATCCGGAAATTACCCTAGAGTTAATTATAGAGAATACTGCAAAAATTGCCGATAAAGTAGAATTGCTACAAGTCGACATAGGATTAATTGAAGGTCAAATAAATAAAAAAGATCTTGAAATAAGTGCATTTTTAGATGATGAAATGTGTATTGTTGGTCCAGCAAGTGGATCGGTAGAGGAGATTCAAAAAGGTACGACCTGGGTTGCTCGGGAAGAAGGCTCAGGCACGCGTGAATATCTAGATCATGTCATTAGTACAAATGGTTGGAATGTGACAGAGCGGATCGTAGCTTGGAGTAATATGGCAGTCAAACAAATGGTTCTTAAAGAGGTTGGCTATACCGTTATTTCAAGATGCGTCGTAGAAGAAGAAATAAAAAAAGGTGATTTGCTTACCTTTCATACAGATAAGATATTGATGCGTAAATTTTCTGTTCTAAAAAATAAACAAATGCTAGAAAATCGAATCGCGGAAACATTTTTAGCATTTTTGCATGATAATCAGTCATTATAG
- a CDS encoding nucleotide pyrophosphohydrolase produces the protein MKELQNEITTFLKERDWLDQYNHPKDLALSLSLEAAELLECFQWKTDEEAVKENREEMLKEVADVMIYALQIVESLGEDAEEVIRLKLAENRTRTWSK, from the coding sequence TTGAAGGAATTACAAAATGAAATTACTACTTTCCTAAAAGAACGTGACTGGTTAGATCAATACAACCATCCAAAGGACCTGGCGCTATCATTATCATTAGAGGCAGCGGAATTACTAGAATGCTTTCAATGGAAAACTGATGAAGAAGCTGTGAAAGAAAATCGAGAAGAAATGCTAAAAGAAGTAGCAGATGTGATGATTTATGCTTTGCAAATTGTCGAGAGTTTAGGTGAGGATGCCGAAGAAGTTATCCGATTGAAATTAGCAGAAAATCGGACGCGAACTTGGTCGAAGTAA
- a CDS encoding nucleoside triphosphate pyrophosphohydrolase family protein, giving the protein MDFKEYQILANRTAATHEQALTNYGLGITGEAGEVADLIKKYAFHGHDLNKEALTKELGDVLWYVSQIAKWADISMETVAELNIEKLKRRYPQGFSAERSKLQID; this is encoded by the coding sequence ATGGATTTTAAAGAGTATCAAATTTTAGCAAACAGGACTGCAGCAACACACGAACAGGCACTGACAAACTACGGACTTGGAATTACAGGTGAGGCCGGTGAAGTTGCCGATTTGATTAAAAAATATGCTTTTCACGGACATGATTTAAACAAAGAAGCCTTAACCAAAGAGCTCGGCGATGTACTTTGGTATGTATCACAAATTGCTAAATGGGCAGATATTAGTATGGAAACAGTCGCAGAACTAAATATTGAAAAACTGAAACGACGCTACCCACAAGGCTTTTCAGCTGAGCGTAGTAAACTTCAAATCGATTAA
- a CDS encoding YeiH family protein, with amino-acid sequence MSQSLFRLKTFWYGIALTFCIAGLSYFLAKLPFLMILGQLVTAILIGIIIRALVPIPDKWFTGIQFSNKVILRAGIILLGFRLNLVDIYNAGWRVFLIAALCLSFGITVVYFLAKLFGVDKKLAILVACGTGICGAAAVVAISPQVKADNNQTAVAATIIALLGTIFTVVYTLIYPILPLGPDGYGIFSGATLHEIAHVIAAADPGGTSAVDMAVIVKLTRVALLVPVCFVVAKMVNVGTKNRFSWAELPVPWFIFGFLATSAINSFDIIPSSITDFLVVCAYFLIAMSMGALGLNVHLPSFGKMGGKPFAAAFIGSILLSAFGLGLVLLFHLAG; translated from the coding sequence ATGAGTCAATCTTTATTTCGACTTAAAACATTTTGGTATGGCATTGCACTTACTTTTTGTATCGCTGGATTATCTTATTTTCTAGCTAAACTACCATTTTTAATGATTCTTGGGCAACTTGTTACAGCTATTTTAATTGGTATTATTATTCGTGCTCTTGTGCCAATTCCTGACAAATGGTTTACAGGAATTCAGTTCTCTAATAAAGTCATTCTTCGGGCCGGAATTATCTTACTAGGTTTCCGACTAAATTTAGTGGATATTTACAATGCCGGATGGCGTGTTTTCCTCATTGCAGCTCTATGTCTTAGTTTTGGCATTACTGTCGTTTACTTTTTAGCCAAATTATTTGGGGTAGATAAAAAACTAGCGATTTTAGTTGCCTGTGGAACTGGGATTTGTGGGGCTGCGGCGGTTGTAGCCATTTCTCCTCAAGTAAAGGCAGACAACAACCAAACGGCGGTAGCTGCTACGATTATTGCTTTACTTGGAACTATTTTTACTGTTGTTTATACACTCATCTATCCTATTTTACCGCTTGGACCTGATGGCTATGGTATTTTCTCAGGTGCGACACTTCATGAAATCGCACATGTAATTGCTGCTGCTGATCCTGGTGGTACTTCCGCAGTTGATATGGCCGTTATCGTCAAATTAACTCGCGTAGCCTTGCTTGTACCAGTTTGTTTCGTCGTTGCAAAAATGGTGAATGTCGGAACAAAAAACCGCTTTTCTTGGGCTGAGCTTCCTGTTCCATGGTTTATTTTTGGATTTTTAGCAACCAGTGCCATTAATAGTTTTGATATCATTCCGTCATCTATAACAGATTTCCTTGTCGTTTGCGCTTATTTCCTAATTGCCATGTCAATGGGTGCCCTTGGATTGAATGTCCATTTACCTTCTTTTGGAAAAATGGGAGGGAAACCATTTGCCGCTGCATTTATTGGTTCTATTTTACTTTCTGCTTTCGGCTTAGGTTTGGTACTTTTGTTTCATTTAGCAGGTTAA
- a CDS encoding GntR family transcriptional regulator, with the protein MEKSGYVADPIYGEIKNEIMTNTLGNGEKVGIDDIMKRFQVSKQVAFGALHCLHKSGMLCEDNGGQSFSVTTKNEAEHREKSRLKLAFFHLNYAVQKLQDQDAEICATCLRKELVYIKLAVADQNTDVFIDHVKNFYACMIHYTEMPAMEKNIDTFTMLLQKMKIKNEKLFFDAFIMDITESLEELVNHLEAREFEECHLVIQKFYDKNISILFS; encoded by the coding sequence ATGGAAAAAAGTGGATATGTTGCAGATCCGATATACGGAGAAATCAAGAATGAAATAATGACTAACACTTTGGGAAATGGCGAAAAAGTGGGTATAGACGACATTATGAAACGATTTCAAGTCAGCAAACAAGTGGCTTTTGGCGCACTCCACTGCCTACATAAAAGTGGTATGTTATGTGAGGACAATGGCGGACAAAGCTTTTCAGTAACGACAAAAAACGAAGCTGAACATCGTGAAAAATCACGTTTAAAGTTAGCTTTTTTTCATCTTAACTATGCGGTTCAAAAGTTACAAGATCAAGATGCGGAAATATGTGCGACTTGTCTTCGTAAAGAATTAGTCTATATAAAACTGGCCGTTGCTGATCAAAATACAGATGTGTTCATTGATCATGTTAAAAACTTTTACGCTTGTATGATTCACTATACAGAAATGCCAGCTATGGAGAAAAATATTGATACATTTACGATGCTTTTACAGAAGATGAAAATAAAGAATGAGAAATTGTTTTTTGATGCCTTTATCATGGATATTACAGAGTCACTAGAAGAATTAGTTAATCATTTAGAGGCAAGAGAGTTTGAGGAATGTCATCTCGTGATTCAAAAATTTTATGATAAAAATATTTCCATTTTATTTTCTTAA
- a CDS encoding DUF1361 domain-containing protein, translating to MKKAIWTCRAFLVGYFLILYFTADTYTFLILNVGLAYIPFEIAVFLTKKPRVWWIFWPLALVWLVFFPNSPYLLTDLLHLQRLEIYGAEGILSTAPWLWRHFTYIIVGVFFGLFIGFWSFAKMLAEIRKRFNWTSKLSYQLLLTGLILLSSYAIYIGRFSRLHSIHLLTQPIESLQVMFGVFHWPFWNFVFYFSIIQYVIYTLFSKFSSSLKN from the coding sequence ATGAAGAAAGCAATTTGGACTTGCCGAGCTTTTTTAGTCGGTTATTTTCTTATTCTGTATTTTACAGCAGATACTTATACCTTTTTGATTTTAAACGTCGGGCTTGCTTACATCCCTTTCGAAATAGCTGTGTTTCTTACTAAAAAACCTCGCGTTTGGTGGATTTTCTGGCCACTAGCTCTCGTTTGGTTAGTATTTTTCCCAAATTCTCCATATCTGTTAACTGATTTACTTCATTTACAGCGTTTAGAAATTTATGGTGCGGAAGGAATTTTATCCACTGCTCCGTGGCTATGGCGACATTTCACTTATATTATCGTTGGGGTCTTCTTTGGATTATTTATTGGATTTTGGTCTTTTGCCAAAATGCTTGCAGAAATCAGAAAACGATTCAACTGGACTAGCAAACTTAGCTATCAACTGCTTTTAACAGGGTTAATTCTATTATCTAGTTATGCTATTTACATCGGTCGGTTTTCACGCTTACATTCTATCCACTTACTGACACAGCCAATTGAATCGCTACAAGTTATGTTTGGCGTTTTCCACTGGCCATTCTGGAACTTTGTATTCTATTTCTCGATTATCCAATATGTTATTTACACGCTATTTAGTAAGTTTTCTAGCTCACTAAAAAATTAA
- a CDS encoding thioredoxin family protein, which translates to MTSIEIKSPEEFAAHISGDELVYVDYWKDNCPNCKMLDLSFAEFKNSEIAKKVKVLKVKLEEMGENFFFDRDVQQTPTLVLYKGGEEIHRLNGFIPPNKIEEAISLNA; encoded by the coding sequence ATGACAAGTATTGAAATCAAATCACCAGAAGAGTTTGCAGCTCATATTAGTGGGGATGAATTAGTATATGTGGACTACTGGAAAGACAACTGTCCTAACTGTAAAATGCTTGATCTTTCATTTGCTGAATTCAAAAACTCAGAAATCGCAAAGAAAGTGAAAGTATTAAAAGTAAAATTGGAAGAAATGGGTGAAAACTTCTTTTTTGATCGAGATGTACAACAAACACCTACGCTTGTATTATACAAAGGCGGCGAAGAAATCCACCGTTTAAATGGCTTTATTCCTCCTAATAAAATTGAAGAAGCTATTTCTTTAAACGCATAA
- a CDS encoding PTS transporter subunit IIC, which translates to MKDYFIDRSYKASMGIANAVLVTLGIGLLLQTIGQMTGVSVLVTIGAIGKTMLIPAIGVGIAMCLHANTLVTISAAASAIIGGGAVVTLAGGGVGITSGEPVGAILAVIVAVWTGKRVTGKTKFDMILIPGVSLLAGGLSGILFAKIMAPILDSVSLGISSLIGGSPLISSMVIAFVFGVLILSPASSAALAIALQLDPTASAAALIGCSVQFVSFAVLSYRDNNWGAFFAQLICTPKLQTPNIIKKPSVMLVPLLTTLIAGPLGVMVFHIQASSEVAGLGLCAFVAPLYLIANYGFSTLAAFILVAVVLPGVISLIVRPILIKKEHLKTGDLTVELQ; encoded by the coding sequence ATGAAGGATTATTTTATAGATCGTTCCTATAAAGCCTCGATGGGAATAGCAAATGCGGTTCTTGTAACACTTGGAATCGGACTTCTTTTACAAACCATCGGGCAAATGACAGGAGTTTCGGTTCTTGTGACAATTGGTGCAATTGGGAAGACAATGTTAATACCGGCAATAGGCGTTGGGATTGCGATGTGCTTGCATGCAAACACACTTGTGACGATAAGTGCAGCGGCATCTGCTATTATTGGTGGTGGAGCAGTGGTGACGCTTGCTGGTGGGGGTGTTGGAATAACTAGTGGCGAACCGGTCGGAGCTATTTTAGCCGTCATTGTGGCAGTTTGGACTGGAAAGCGTGTAACAGGAAAGACTAAGTTTGATATGATTTTAATTCCAGGGGTATCGCTTCTGGCAGGCGGGCTTAGTGGTATTTTATTTGCTAAGATTATGGCGCCAATTTTAGACTCTGTTAGTTTAGGAATTAGTTCATTAATTGGAGGTTCACCGCTGATTTCATCTATGGTTATCGCGTTTGTTTTTGGAGTATTAATTCTTAGTCCAGCTTCGTCAGCCGCTCTTGCAATTGCGCTTCAATTAGATCCAACTGCTAGTGCAGCAGCGTTAATTGGTTGTTCGGTTCAATTTGTATCATTTGCAGTGTTAAGCTACCGAGATAACAACTGGGGTGCGTTTTTTGCACAACTTATTTGTACGCCAAAGTTACAAACACCAAACATTATAAAAAAACCTAGCGTCATGTTAGTTCCATTACTGACGACTTTAATTGCAGGACCTCTTGGTGTGATGGTTTTCCATATTCAAGCATCTAGTGAGGTGGCAGGGCTTGGGTTATGTGCGTTTGTTGCACCACTTTATTTAATAGCTAATTACGGATTCAGCACACTTGCTGCTTTTATTTTGGTTGCAGTTGTCTTGCCAGGTGTTATTTCACTTATTGTCAGACCGATATTAATCAAAAAAGAACACCTGAAAACTGGGGATTTAACCGTTGAACTACAATAA